From Camelina sativa cultivar DH55 chromosome 5, Cs, whole genome shotgun sequence:
CCAGAATCTCCGCAAATATTTCAACTCCATATTCCAGTAGGCGGTTTTGgacctaatatatatatgaaaaaggtTTAAAATGGATACAGATTTCCCTATAGCTTTATAAGACAACATTCGCAATCTGATTtcttaatcaaattaatttgCATCCTGTCCGTCAGTTGATTGATTATGCAGTAGACTTATGTTCAGTTTGATTGTGACAcacaaccataaaaaaaaaccaaaaacctcaACAGGTGCAATCTACTAATAGGGGGCTCAGGAAATCAGTCACCACTGATGTCCCAATCCAAAGATGCAAGCATTGATATATTCTGGCAATACTGTTAACTTCTGGAATTGATGAAGATTAGAGAGAAATTTACCTCCGGTGGAATGCCTCCATGAGCAAGCCTTGTTTTGTAGTGTTTGAATTCCCCGAGCATTAAATCAACATACCTGTCCATTTAAAGAGTTTATTACATATGACATAGTAGCGATGCAATGAATGGTCCAGCATGCCAGTGCATTAAATTTCTGAATCTAAATTCGGCAGTTAAATAGGTGGCTTGCCAATTATAGTTTTGTACAAAAcgagaaatttttttatgaaaaccaGTTTTGAAACTATGAACATTAAATACTTCATGATTCAGTTGAAAGGGAAAATAGTGTAAAAGATTGATGAAGTAACAAACCCATTATGCTCCATTCCAAGCTCCTTGACTTCCCATTTAGAATTAGCTATCCGGTCGACATATCTGTAAAATTAGTTGAAGCTAAATGAATATACATACCCCCAGTGAGAACCAGTTATCAACTTTAGCATAGCAATGAATTCACAGTATATAGATTCAATGTAACAGTTTTAAAACTCCTGAGGTCAGTAAGAACAAGAACAGAAGGCGCAAGAGACGAAAAATGCAATTTATCTAATAACTTCTTTTGAAGCACAAGCTCAAAGTAGATTGGCAATTTACCCATTAACATGCAGCAGTATCCTCGCAGTTGTCCTATGTAAGTGCTCTGTCAGATGAGGGACGGAATCAACCTGATGAATCATTCCACTTAATGCAACTCCTTCAAATATATTTGCTACcacatattgtatataaatagtttttcattatatatatataggagaaaTAAGTTTCGCAAAAGAATACAATGAAACTAATGATCAGGTCCTGCATAATCCATTATTTGATAGAGCCAAAAGCCTATTAGATGCTACAGAGGTCTTTGTATAATAAGTTTGTATGTTGTCAACAGCATAGCAAAGTAAGGCTCCAACCAGAGTTTCTCTTAATGCAAGAAATCAAAACTGAAAGAGATGCATACCAGTTGACCAAAGAAGTCTTCAACCAGAGAGCCAGTTCTTGACATAAGCATTGATTGGAGATGAGCCTTTGATTTATGTAATATCCGAGCCACAAGAGAAACAGTGTCCACTGCAGCACATCTTTCCTGCAAGCGATAAAAAAGAATCATTTCATTACACAACCTTGAGATATAATGAAGAAGTGAGGCAGCTGCTCTTCTCTTCTCACACTTCATACATGAAGTACGCGAAATAATAAATGAATACGAATGGTTCAGATTGATGGAAACCTAGTTCCAGGTTATACCTTGAGACTAAAAGATACGCCTGATATGTGACCAGAAGTATTTAAGGGATTTGCTGGAGTCACGTCCGCAAGACTATGAACGGTGTTGGGAAAggcaagtgaagaagaaggtgatgatgaaatGTGAGGTTTTATCCATTGCTCACACTCTTGTGATATCCGGGATAAGCTGCTTTTCAAACGATCtgcattttaaaattttgaagtaTATCTATGTTGAGCAAAATGGCTTTCCATATTGTAGCATCAAGGGGGTGGAAACTTTACAAAAGGAACGAATCAGTAACTCACGATTGAAAGAGTCAGCGACTCCTTTTCCACCTGAATTAGTATTTTCTTGACCAAATACTTGaaatacaaaatagaaaaagaccCCAAACAATTGGCATATTCCCTACAAAATTTCAAACAGGAGTAAGAGAAGCTTTAAACTAGAAATCGAGGGGAGCATAGTAAAGATATCTGCAGAATTCCAAGAGTTAGGATTGGTACCTTAAAGAATTCAACGTTAACAATTTCTAGTTTCTGCATAAGCCTCGCGTACTTATCCATTGATCTAAGACAACGAACACAGTAAATGCAATTCGATGTCATAAAAGTGACCTGGGGAATATATGCGATAGAAAGGCTGACATTATAATTTCAAACATTTGCTAAGCGGCATATATTACCTTAGAAGACAAAGGGACGATCCTGTTTGAGCTGTCAAATCATCATTAGTACTGAGATGTGAAGATGAAGTCCTTGATTGACTACGTGTAAAACTTCGTCTTGGAAGCTGACTATCCTCATCAATAAAGTCAGCAAGAAGGTCTTCGTTTTCATCTTCTGAAACAGGACTGCCTCCGTTAACGCGTTTTTTATCTCTTATCTTGGGATTCACAACATCATCGTGAATACTATCATTCCCTTCATCATCTCGAGAGATAGCTCCATTAACTGAGGAGTAGTCTTGATCTTCTCTATAGAGAGTTAACTTTGCTGAGAAGGGGTTTCCACTTTTCAGCCAATAAGAAAATCCACTCCTGTTACCACTTGGATCAACTGAGTTATTTGACTTATTCGAGTGAGGGAATCTGGAAGAACCAGTGGCACTGCGGGAAGAAATAATTAGGGGAGCCCCATCCCCCACAAGACCAGCAAAATTAATAGTTTGCACAGTATCAGGAGACAATTTTGTCCATGTCTCCTTCTCCAGAACCATTTTAAGCGCCTGTTAGGgagaaaaaccaaacaaaaattaccTTTACGTTATTATGTAGGAGAGGTGATGCATGAAAGTAACTAGGTATGTGGTATTAGCAATGTTAGTCCAATGGGCATGTGAAACTGAACTTACATGCATGCTTTGTCTATGAAACGCAGTGAAATAATTTTCACATACACCCTTTAGCTTCTCCCTAAAATCAACAACTTCAAATCCACAGAATGCTTCCCCAGCAAGGATAAAGATGCTCAGGTCTTCATAATTTTTTAGGAACTGATGTATACTTGTTGATGAAGCACCTGGGGAAGAGAGCAAAACTGAGACACGGCTCGTTGTAAGTTGCCAAAGATTTCTTCGTCCTCTCTGAAGAGTTTCTGAAACAAAAGCTGCACTTTCTTTTCGTAGATGGTACCATGGCGACTCGCCACATGATACTGCATCTCCAGAATCTCTAGGCTCATCTATTGCACTATCAGACGCCTGCAGCACCTGCTGCACGGAACTGGATGTTCCACTTCCATCAGACTCTTCAGCAGAAATTGTACAAGGAGGTATACTTCCAGAACTCATGGCTGATGAGAGGCCCCCATCCTGTGGGTCGCATGCACTTCTAGTTACTGAATCAACCATTTGAGTTGTTGCAGAACTTGGTGAAATCAAACTTTCTACCTGTTCCAGTTCAGAAGCTTAGCCCTTATAAACCATTACAGATAATTTAAACGAATTGACGCGGACAACATACAGAAAATAATCTAAAGGAAGTCGACAATGTATAAGATAAGCCatcaaagagaaaatattttaggACCTATTAAACAACTTGTTTTAGgactgaaacaaaaaagtattgTACTGAAATCAAACAACTTATCAAAATTCTTGGACAATCAGTTACCTAACATGGAGTACATAGATACAAACACCCCTTTGTTTGCTAACTAGGAAATAACCAAGAATTGCACACATTCCGAGATAATATCCCTATCAATAAAGCAGGTATTCTTAGAGTTCTACACTACCAAACTACACAAACACACAGAAAAACTATAAACAAATGCTAAGATTCACACTAATTACAGCttaaaagataaatgttttatataatgAGTTTAGGTATAGTTCTGCTCAGATTATAGGTGAAAAGCCTACACAGAGGTTTTTAAGACTATGAAATCTAACAACAATATTATAGCACTGAAATTCGAACCAGGGGGTGTTTTAAGAACCCAATCAAGGTAATCAGAAAATGTTAAATACAAACTAAAGCAGGGAATGGAACCTACCTTCTTTTCTGGCGTGAAACTCATTATCTCATGGTATGAATATATTAACTGAAACAGCACAGCTAGTGTTCTCAAAAGACATTGCCTAAACTTGGATTCTGGTGTCTGAAGGCATAGATCGCTGTAGGTAAGTctgaaattaatttaagaaaagaaatcagCAGGAATGCTAGAATCCAAACAAAAAGGGGCCTGAGATAAATACAAGATACTGTAATAGGTACCAGAAATAACTCAGGTGCATAGAGCATACCTACTATATTGGGTGGCAGCACTGTTAtcctacaaaaacaaatatatacagaGAATGGATCAAAAATCTGATTGGTTTGATATGCTGACTTTAAAAACTCATTTCGTGGTCAGTAAGTATCATAAGTAAAGAAGAATTATCCCCTATGACAGTAATTGCATCTATATGAGTATAAGATAAACCAGAACATGTAAAACAAACTGTAGCCGTCTTTACATTCTAAAAAATAAGTGATGTCATCTATAAAAACACCACACTTGACTTGTTGACCATTCAATATATCTATCTGTATACCCTATATTTTCCATATTTAAAATTGCTACTTCGTGTATCTGCTAGGATCAAAAGTTACATCTAAGCAACAAGGAAAAAGACTGCCATACACCagaaaaaatggggaaaaaaatGATTGCACCATACACCAGCAAGCTAAATACATCCAACCATCCATCCAAGCATGCATGACTACATTCTACAAGAGcaacaattaaataattaactcACATACCTCCCCAACAATGGTCTTTAGCACTGAGTGGGTTTCTGAGATAACTTCTTGCATAAAGAAGCTTTGTATTTTTTCGGCAAGACCAGAGACATCACCGATCAGTGCATAAGCGTCAAGGACCTAAAAGTATGAGCACATAACAAGTTAAATACTGCCACTGAACAAAATTTCTTGCCCGCTGACTGAACTGAAGGCCCACAATTTGATCCTTTTTAGTTTAAATCTTTTAAGGAGAAAGCTATAAAGATATAACATGAGAATTAGTTGGCTTACTAACCATTACATAACTATCTTCTTTGAACTCCTGGCAAACGCCCAACAATAGTGAATCCAGCTTATGGAGAGTTCTTCCTAACCAAACCTTGAAAAGAGTATGAGAAGCTCAACCGACTGAAAATAGAATTACAAAGACAATGGTTAGTCATGAATAAGCAATAACTACCTCAACACCACGGGTCATCTCTTGGGCTGCTGAGAATTCAGATAGACTATCAAGCAGCTGCAAATACTCCGATAGAACTTGAAACGCCTGCATACAAAGGAATATATTTTCCATCTCTTGTTAGTTTCATATCATAATATTACCATAATCCATATAAGAAAACCCTGGGAGTATACAACAGAGACGGAGATAAACTACCAACTCTTGTTAGTTTCATATCATAATATCACCATAATCCATATAAGAAAACCATGGGAGTATACAACAGAGACGGAGATAAACTACCAACCTTGCAATAGTTTCCTTCTTCAACAAGGTCTTCAAGAGTTGACCGCATTACCCTTGCATGGCGGAGATCGGTTAGAATAGGAAGCATATCCTGCAAGTAGAGTAAATTAAACATTCTTAACAGTGtgtttgaatattaaaataaacactTAAGCCCTTGCTGATTAGCCGAGATTACACAGTAGATTGTATGATTGTATCTAAGAAAGTACTTGCATAAACAAACCCTTAGAGATTAAAACAGACTAGATACTTGGTCACTTtctaaaaagtaataatatagaGTAATTTTCTACACAAACCTCCGCGCATACTGATGGAAGGAAACTATATTACACATGacaaaaatttcaagaaaataattaaagaaacgaCAGTAAAGCCTAGATGTCTGAAATAAATAGAGAATCCTACCAGAAGagcttgtttctttttggaatgATTGTGTACAATAAGATCTCTGGAGGCCTCATTCATAGAAGAAGTCAAATTTCGTCTTCCATTCTGGCAAGAAACACACAAGAACGGCCACAACCAAGTTCAAACCAGTAAcagataaaatagaaaatgaatcCACTGGAGTGTTTATGTAAAGCTAAGAATATGAAACCGATACCTTGCAGATGACATTTGCAATCTTCAAATCTTTTTCAAGTTCTCTAACCAAATTCATCCCCTTCACTGGCCAAAAGCAAATATTAATATTCACAAAACCAAACGCATACGGTCTTCTTAACCGACATCGTGTTTTcgtaaagaggaaaaaaagacaAGTCTTTTCAATTTTAAGGTACTTACCCATTACTTCATGATGCTCCATAACATGGTGAGACAGATCTTCTGCCACTCTATCCAGCTGTACCAACCTCAAGGTGGCCTACACAGTTaagaaaaaaaccttataaactCCTTAACTAAAACGTTCATCAGCATTCTTAAATCTTTCAAGAATCAGGATAAGACCAATATTAAATTCCTTAAGAGGAGTTAGTACCTGTTTCTCAAAATAAGCCAACTCACTTTGATCATCCGGCACATTCTCCAAAATATGCATTACAGAATCAAAATCCTAcacgaaaacaacaaaaccataaaTGCCACCACCTCTAGGCTTTAGTGATGAAACAAAATCTCCCAATACCAAACTAAagcagacacacacacacaaacctcTTCATAAAACCCTTCTTCAAGCTCTTCAACTTGCTGAGGAAGAGGTCTATTCCCATAAATTGAACTAAGCTCAGTAGCAGTAGAAGATATACTCAACCCTTGATCAGAAGGTAGTCCAGCCAAAGCACGAGCAACCGCAGCAGCAGCTGCAGCACGTGCAGGAATCTACACACACATTggattttttctaataaaaactttaaaatctcGACAAATTCTCAAACTCCATTTGATGTTAATGAATTTGGAGATTACCTCAGGACGATcggagaaagaaggagaaggtaAGAGACCAAGAGAAGTAGCGGATTTAACAGAGCTGAGGAACTTTTCACCAACTTTGGACAAATCCATCCCACCACTGCCGCCTTGGGATGATAAAAAGAAAGGGAGtaagaagaaaaccctagagCTCTCGAATCCAGCACCAGAACCAAGTTCGGTTAGATCTCCGCCATTGAAGAGGAATGGATTACTCAAAACAGTGCCGAATGGGAAAAGATTAGGCTGCATCTCTCAATCTcaaatctcatctttttttataG
This genomic window contains:
- the LOC104786933 gene encoding syndetin isoform X2, with the translated sequence MQPNLFPFGTVLSNPFLFNGGDLTELGSGAGFESSRVFFLLPFFLSSQGGSGGMDLSKVGEKFLSSVKSATSLGLLPSPSFSDRPEIPARAAAAAAVARALAGLPSDQGLSISSTATELSSIYGNRPLPQQVEELEEGFYEEDFDSVMHILENVPDDQSELAYFEKQATLRLVQLDRVAEDLSHHVMEHHEVMVKGMNLVRELEKDLKIANVICKNGRRNLTSSMNEASRDLIVHNHSKKKQALLDMLPILTDLRHARVMRSTLEDLVEEGNYCKAFQVLSEYLQLLDSLSEFSAAQEMTRGVEVWLGRTLHKLDSLLLGVCQEFKEDSYVMVLDAYALIGDVSGLAEKIQSFFMQEVISETHSVLKTIVGEDNSAATQYSRLTYSDLCLQTPESKFRQCLLRTLAVLFQLIYSYHEIMSFTPEKKVESLISPSSATTQMVDSVTRSACDPQDGGLSSAMSSGSIPPCTISAEESDGSGTSSSVQQVLQASDSAIDEPRDSGDAVSCGESPWYHLRKESAAFVSETLQRGRRNLWQLTTSRVSVLLSSPGASSTSIHQFLKNYEDLSIFILAGEAFCGFEVVDFREKLKGVCENYFTAFHRQSMHALKMVLEKETWTKLSPDTVQTINFAGLVGDGAPLIISSRSATGSSRFPHSNKSNNSVDPSGNRSGFSYWLKSGNPFSAKLTLYREDQDYSSVNGAISRDDEGNDSIHDDVVNPKIRDKKRVNGGSPVSEDENEDLLADFIDEDSQLPRRSFTRSQSRTSSSHLSTNDDLTAQTGSSLCLLRSMDKYARLMQKLEIVNVEFFKGICQLFGVFFYFVFQVFGQENTNSGGKGVADSFNHRLKSSLSRISQECEQWIKPHISSSPSSSLAFPNTVHSLADVTPANPLNTSGHISGVSFSLKERCAAVDTVSLVARILHKSKAHLQSMLMSRTGSLVEDFFGQLQIYLKELH
- the LOC104786933 gene encoding syndetin isoform X3, with protein sequence MNLVRELEKDLKIANVICKNGRRNLTSSMNEASRDLIVHNHSKKKQALLDMLPILTDLRHARVMRSTLEDLVEEGNYCKAFQVLSEYLQLLDSLSEFSAAQEMTRGVEVWLGRTLHKLDSLLLGVCQEFKEDSYVMVLDAYALIGDVSGLAEKIQSFFMQEVISETHSVLKTIVGEDNSAATQYSRLTYSDLCLQTPESKFRQCLLRTLAVLFQLIYSYHEIMSFTPEKKVESLISPSSATTQMVDSVTRSACDPQDGGLSSAMSSGSIPPCTISAEESDGSGTSSSVQQVLQASDSAIDEPRDSGDAVSCGESPWYHLRKESAAFVSETLQRGRRNLWQLTTSRVSVLLSSPGASSTSIHQFLKNYEDLSIFILAGEAFCGFEVVDFREKLKGVCENYFTAFHRQSMHALKMVLEKETWTKLSPDTVQTINFAGLVGDGAPLIISSRSATGSSRFPHSNKSNNSVDPSGNRSGFSYWLKSGNPFSAKLTLYREDQDYSSVNGAISRDDEGNDSIHDDVVNPKIRDKKRVNGGSPVSEDENEDLLADFIDEDSQLPRRSFTRSQSRTSSSHLSTNDDLTAQTGSSLCLLRSMDKYARLMQKLEIVNVEFFKGICQLFGVFFYFVFQVFGQENTNSGGKGVADSFNHRLKSSLSRISQECEQWIKPHISSSPSSSLAFPNTVHSLADVTPANPLNTSGHISGVSFSLKERCAAVDTVSLVARILHKSKAHLQSMLMSRTGSLVEDFFGQLVDSVPHLTEHLHRTTARILLHVNGYVDRIANSKWEVKELGMEHNGYVDLMLGEFKHYKTRLAHGGIPPEVQNRLLEYGVEIFAEILVEGLSRIKRCTNEGRALMLLDFQVLINGLQHFVPTNVKPKLQIVETFIKAYYLPETEYVHWARARPEYTKAQVVGLVNLVATMKGWKRKTRLEVIEKIESASA
- the LOC104786933 gene encoding syndetin isoform X1, which encodes MQPNLFPFGTVLSNPFLFNGGDLTELGSGAGFESSRVFFLLPFFLSSQGGSGGMDLSKVGEKFLSSVKSATSLGLLPSPSFSDRPEIPARAAAAAAVARALAGLPSDQGLSISSTATELSSIYGNRPLPQQVEELEEGFYEEDFDSVMHILENVPDDQSELAYFEKQATLRLVQLDRVAEDLSHHVMEHHEVMVKGMNLVRELEKDLKIANVICKNGRRNLTSSMNEASRDLIVHNHSKKKQALLDMLPILTDLRHARVMRSTLEDLVEEGNYCKAFQVLSEYLQLLDSLSEFSAAQEMTRGVEVWLGRTLHKLDSLLLGVCQEFKEDSYVMVLDAYALIGDVSGLAEKIQSFFMQEVISETHSVLKTIVGEDNSAATQYSRLTYSDLCLQTPESKFRQCLLRTLAVLFQLIYSYHEIMSFTPEKKVESLISPSSATTQMVDSVTRSACDPQDGGLSSAMSSGSIPPCTISAEESDGSGTSSSVQQVLQASDSAIDEPRDSGDAVSCGESPWYHLRKESAAFVSETLQRGRRNLWQLTTSRVSVLLSSPGASSTSIHQFLKNYEDLSIFILAGEAFCGFEVVDFREKLKGVCENYFTAFHRQSMHALKMVLEKETWTKLSPDTVQTINFAGLVGDGAPLIISSRSATGSSRFPHSNKSNNSVDPSGNRSGFSYWLKSGNPFSAKLTLYREDQDYSSVNGAISRDDEGNDSIHDDVVNPKIRDKKRVNGGSPVSEDENEDLLADFIDEDSQLPRRSFTRSQSRTSSSHLSTNDDLTAQTGSSLCLLRSMDKYARLMQKLEIVNVEFFKGICQLFGVFFYFVFQVFGQENTNSGGKGVADSFNHRLKSSLSRISQECEQWIKPHISSSPSSSLAFPNTVHSLADVTPANPLNTSGHISGVSFSLKERCAAVDTVSLVARILHKSKAHLQSMLMSRTGSLVEDFFGQLVDSVPHLTEHLHRTTARILLHVNGYVDRIANSKWEVKELGMEHNGYVDLMLGEFKHYKTRLAHGGIPPEVQNRLLEYGVEIFAEILVEGLSRIKRCTNEGRALMLLDFQVLINGLQHFVPTNVKPKLQIVETFIKAYYLPETEYVHWARARPEYTKAQVVGLVNLVATMKGWKRKTRLEVIEKIESASA